AATGTTTTTAACAAGGTTAGGCTTTGGTTCTAAGGCTATTATTACAGGGGATATAACGCAAATTGATTTACCTAAAGGCCAATCTTCAGGTTTAAAGACTATAACAAAGATTCTTTCAGATATTGATGGAATAGAGTTTATTAATTTAAATAAGCTAGATATTGTTAGACATCCTTTAGTACAAAAGATAATTGAAGCTTATGAAACATACGACAATTAGGAAGATAAAATAGGGGGTTGTCCCATGGGAAACAAAAAGGTAACTAATAAAAGAAGAAAAAAGAAAAGGTTTAAAATTCTAAGGGAAAATAAAAAAATGAGGAACAGTTTAATTTTAATAATCTTTACACTAATTCTTTTTTTTATTGTTATTGATAATATTCAACCTAAAAAAATAAGTGTAAAACCAGGAGATTTTGCTCCTTATGAAATAAGGGCAACTAGAGAATTAGTAGATGAAAGAGGAACAGAGAAGCTAAAAGAACAGGTTATGAATAGAGTGGAGCCTAGATATAGAATTGCCCCTTCTATTCAAATGAAAATGAAAAATGACATTAAAGACTTTTTTAATATAGTAAGAGATGTGAAGGCCAATGATAATATAAGTGTAAATAAAAGGATCTCATTATTGGAAGAGCAATCTAATATTCAATTGACTAAGAAAGAATATAATATGGCTATTCAGCTAGAATATAAGACCTTAAACAATTTAGAAAATTCTATATATGATATAATGAATCAAATAATGAGTACAGGAATAAAAGAAGAAGAGCTAGATTATGAAAAAGAAAATGTGAGAAATGTTTTTGAATCCTTAGAAATGTCTACAAGTGAGCGAGAGCTAGGCATAAGCCTTATTAATTCTACTATACAGCCTAACAAATTTGTAGATGCTGAAGCAACCCAGAGAAAAAAAATAGAAGAGGCAGAAAAAGTGGAACCGGTTGTAGTAAAAGAACATCAAGTTATAGTAAGAAAAGGAGACAGAATAGATGAAAATACTTTGGAACTTGTTAGAGATTCTGGTCTATTAAAGGAAAAGGAAGGCTTTGAAATAAGTACTGTAGCAGGAACTATTATTTTGGTTATTTTAATAGAGTTGACTATCTTTTTATACCTATATTTTTTTAATAGGGAAATATTTGATAGTTCAAAGATATTAATTTTAACAATAATGATTATAGCAATAATAATAATATCTAAAGCAGTATATAATATTTCTCCTTATGTAATGCCACTGGCTTCTGTAGCTATGTTGTTATCAATACTTATTGACCCAAAACTTGCATTAGTAATTAATTTTATGCTTTCATTTTTGTTAGGAGTTATGTTAAACCTAGATGAAAGTATTATTGCAATGTTTTTTATAGGAGGAAGTGCTGCTGCTTTTAGTGTAATTAATTCTTCCCAAAGATATAATATATTTTTTAACGGACTGATAGCTGGAGTAGTTAATGTTTTGACCATTCTTGCCTTTGGATTAATAAAAAAGACCGAAATAATTGATACATTAATGAGAAGTGGTTATGGAATTATAAATGGAGCATTCTCTGCAATTTTAACTATTGGAACACTGCCACTATGGGAAAATGTTTTTGAGGTAATAACTCCACTAAAATTATTGGAGTTATCTAATCCTAATCAACCTTTATTAAAAAGATTACTTTTAGAAGCCCCTGGAACTTATCATCATAGTGTAATTGTAGGGAATTTAAGTGAAGCTGCAGCAGAGGCAATAGGTGCAGATCCTTTAATAGCTAGAGCTGGTTCTTATTATCATGATATAGGTAAATTAAATAGACCATATTTTTTTAAGGAGAATCAATTTGGTATAGATAATCCTCATAATAAATTAAATCCTACATTAAGTACCTTAATTATAACAAATCATACAAAAGATGGACTAACTTTTGCAGAAGAATACAGTTTACCAAAGGAAATAAAAGATATTATAGTTCAGCATCATGGAGATACTTTTGTAGCTTATTTCTATCATAAGGCTTTAAAAGAAAAGAATTCAGAAGAAGTTAAGGTTGAGGATTTTAGGTATAAAGGACCTAAACCTCAAACTAGGGAAGCTGCATTAGTTATGTTGGCAGACTCAGTTGAAGCAGCTGTTAGGTCTATAAAAGAGCCTAACAAGGGAAAAATAGAAGAAATGATAAGAAGTGTAATACAGGGTAAGTTGAAGGACAATCAGTTAGATGAATGTGATTTGACTTTAAAGGATTTAAATACAATTGCTAACGCTTTTTCCAATGTAATGTTAGGTATTTTACATGAGAGAATAGAATATCCTAACATTAAGGCTGAAGAAATAAAAGGAGAGAATTAAATGGAAATCTACATTGAAAATAGGCAAACAAAATTAGATATAAATGAGGAAATGTATGAAGTAGTAGAAAACGTGGTAAAAGAATGTTTATTAGAAGAAAAAAAAGATTTAAATATAGAGGTTAGTGTATCTTTTGTAGACAATGAGCAGATCCAATTATTAAACAAAAATTATAGAAATGTAGATTCAAAAACAGATGTTTTATCTTTTCCAATGAAGAACCAATTAAATATTCCAATAGTTCCTTTAGGTGATATAAT
This genomic interval from Tissierellales bacterium contains the following:
- the ybeY gene encoding rRNA maturation RNase YbeY, with protein sequence MEIYIENRQTKLDINEEMYEVVENVVKECLLEEKKDLNIEVSVSFVDNEQIQLLNKNYRNVDSKTDVLSFPMKNQLNIPIVPLGDIIISLEKASEQAKDFGHSFIREVAYLTAHSMFHLLGYDHELGMEERNIMREKEKRVMKKLKIFKDDD
- a CDS encoding HDIG domain-containing protein, which encodes MGNKKVTNKRRKKKRFKILRENKKMRNSLILIIFTLILFFIVIDNIQPKKISVKPGDFAPYEIRATRELVDERGTEKLKEQVMNRVEPRYRIAPSIQMKMKNDIKDFFNIVRDVKANDNISVNKRISLLEEQSNIQLTKKEYNMAIQLEYKTLNNLENSIYDIMNQIMSTGIKEEELDYEKENVRNVFESLEMSTSERELGISLINSTIQPNKFVDAEATQRKKIEEAEKVEPVVVKEHQVIVRKGDRIDENTLELVRDSGLLKEKEGFEISTVAGTIILVILIELTIFLYLYFFNREIFDSSKILILTIMIIAIIIISKAVYNISPYVMPLASVAMLLSILIDPKLALVINFMLSFLLGVMLNLDESIIAMFFIGGSAAAFSVINSSQRYNIFFNGLIAGVVNVLTILAFGLIKKTEIIDTLMRSGYGIINGAFSAILTIGTLPLWENVFEVITPLKLLELSNPNQPLLKRLLLEAPGTYHHSVIVGNLSEAAAEAIGADPLIARAGSYYHDIGKLNRPYFFKENQFGIDNPHNKLNPTLSTLIITNHTKDGLTFAEEYSLPKEIKDIIVQHHGDTFVAYFYHKALKEKNSEEVKVEDFRYKGPKPQTREAALVMLADSVEAAVRSIKEPNKGKIEEMIRSVIQGKLKDNQLDECDLTLKDLNTIANAFSNVMLGILHERIEYPNIKAEEIKGEN